The following is a genomic window from Citrifermentans bemidjiense Bem.
AGAAGCCTTTTTGCAGTTCCTGGAAACGGGAATGCTCCCTTGGTGGTTCCGCCTCCCTTCCGGCATGAACTTCGAACAGGTACTCCTCGAATTGCTTGCCTCGAAGAAGAGATCGGAAAGCGGCAGCGACAAAGTGGCTACGGCACTGCCGCGGATACTTGCCTCTCCCCTGGTGCGGCGAAGGTTGTTGCTGCAGTTCTCCCAGGACTTCCTCTCTACCTTGCTGGCGCTGGTATCGCCGCAGGGGTGGGAAGCGGTGAATGCCTTCTTGGTGAAGCTCGATCGCTTGGCGATCCCGACCACTGCCGGAAATATCGCGGCGATTCTGTGGGAAGAGGCCTTTACCGCCGTGGCGAGGGGGAAGGAGGTCGCTGAGCGCGACCTGACCGCCGCTGTCTGGCTCTCCCTCCCCCCCGACACACAAAAGAGCGCCGCCCCCCAATGGGAGGTACTGTGGCCGGGAATATCAGCTCCGGTCTCTGACGGCGTGGCGGAGCCGACCGACTCTGCGTCCGGCAAACAGAGAGATAAGGTGTCGAACCAGGAACTCGCCTTCACAGGCACCCATGCCGCTCTTCGTCTCAGCCCGCAATCCGAAGCGGAAGCAGGGATCTACCTCGACAACGCAGGTCTCGTGCTGCTGCACCCCTTCCTGCCGCAGCTCTTCCGTGCCTTGCAGGTGGCTCGGGACGAAGAACTGCTGCTACCTGAGCGGGCGCTCGCCCTGCTCCACTTCCTGGCCACCGGCAGCGAGGTAGCCCCTGAGTACCAACTGATGCTCGCCAAGGTACTCTGCGGCATCGACCTCAATACTACGGTTCGATCCAGGCAGGAGTTGGCGGAAGCGGAGCGCAAGGAGTGCGAAGCCCTCCTGGAGGCGGCGATCCACCACTGGGGGGCGCTGGGGAACAGCTCGGCGAACGCCCTGCGCGGTACCTTTTTACTGCGCCCGGGGAAGCTGACCCTTCGCAGTGGCGCTGGGGAATGGCTGCTCCAAGTGGAAGCCAGCGGCTACGACATCCTGCTGGGCCAACTCCCATGGGGAATTTCGATGGTGAAGCTGCCGTGGATGGAGCGGATGCTGCGGGTGGAGTGGCTGTAGCGTGGAAACGGGAAAAAGGACTTTCGGATGAAATCTTCTGCCGAAAAATCTTCCACAACCGCATCGAGGGCGCCGGCACAGTTGTCGAGGCAGCCCTTTTTCACGCCTGCCATCCAGAGGCAGATGACGGCGAGCCGCCCCGGCGACAAGCTGGAACAGGAAGCGGACCAGATGGCGGACCGGGTGCTAAGGATGCCCTCTCCCGCGCCGGCCGAGAAGGAGGAGGTGCGCCGTCAGTCTGACGACCGCCTGCAAAGGGCGCCGCTTCCGGAAGGGAGCGTAAGCAGGCAGCCTGAAGAGCGGCTCCAGAAAAAGGACGAGGAAAGGCTGCAGAAGCGGGAAGAGAAGCTACAAAAGGCGGCGACACCGGAAGAGACCAGCAAGGCTGACGACAAGCTCCTGAAGGCCACGGGACCGGGAGCGGAGGAGAAACTCCAGCGCGCCGACAGCGGCGGCGCCCCCGCGGCCGATGCGGGGACCCAAGCCGCGGTGAGAAGCGCCGGCGGCGGTGAAGCGATGCCGAGCGATATGCGCAGTTTCATGGAGCCACGCTTTGGCGCCGACTTCGGCGGCGTCCGCCTGCATCGGGACGAGGAAGCGGCGCGCCTGGGAGACAGCCTGCAGGCCCGCGCCTTCACCTATCAGAACCACGTCTTCTTCTCCCGCGACCAGTATCAGCCCGGCACCTCTGAGGGAAGAAGGCTCCTCGCCCACGAACTTGGCCACACGGTGCAACAGGACCAGGGCCTACTGCGGCAGGGGAACCCACGCAAGCCTGAGGACGAGAAGCCGGCGACGCTCCAGCGCGCCACCGCCCCTGCCGTCACACCGCCGGCGAAGGAAGTTGTCACCAGTTCGGAGGTGGTCGATCTCTCTACCGACACCTTCGCACCCTCGGAAAAAGTGAAGGCCGAGATCGAGGCACAGAAATACAAAGGGCTGGAAGTCCGCGTCATAGTTAAGGGATTGACCTCCGAGGGACGGGTCAAGGTCAGGGTGGACCGTAAGAAGAACTTCGACTCCCTGGACAAGGGAACCATGCCCCTCTTGAACCCTTGGGCTGAAGCCATCGGCGGCCTGAACATAAACTTCGCCATAAGCAACAGCAAGGTAACCGGCGGCTACGCCTCGTTGAAGCCTAAAGGGGGAAACAGCAACGACTGGCTGCAGGCGCTGCAGAAGAATGCGGCGCTCCTCGGCGGGCTGGGGCTGAAGGTGGAAAACCTCCCCAAACCGGTGAACAAGTTCGAAGCGGGAAAGCTGAGCCTGGGGGTCACCGATTTGAAGGTGGAGGTCGGCGGCTATCTCGACGCTCACTTCAACATCAGCGTTGAAAATATGGAGAAGCCGAAGATCGAGGCGAGCGCCGACATCAACCTCAAAGGAATCGTCAAGGGGCAGCTGAAGCTGGACAACACCAAGGGGGCGCTGGCGGGCGAGATCATGCTGGGGATCGACTACAAATCCTTCAGCGGCTCAGCGCTCATCGTCTACAAAGCGGACGGAACGGTCGACGTCGCAGGCAAGGGTGGATACAACTCCGACAAGCTTTCGGGGCAGGTCTCCTTCGTCTCGACCGACATGGAGAGCGCCAACAAGTACGCCAAAGACGCCATCGCCGCGGCAGGGGGCAAGGAGAACATACAAACCGCTGGGCCGCCCCCTCCGGTTCCCGCACCCAAGCCCGGCAAGAAGCAGCGGGCGTTAGCCGCCAACGGACAACTCGCCTTTAACCTGACGCAGTGGTTCGCCGGAACCGTTTTCGTGGTCGTGGACGGGCGCGGGCTTCTCACCGTCGTCAGCAAGATCACCCCTCCCGGCGAGATCAAGCTCTTCCCGGAGAAGAACTTCGACCGGGAGATCGTCAAGTTCGAGGCTAAGGCTTATTACGGGATACCGGTGGTCGGGGACCTGAACCTCTTCGCCAACATCAGCCTCATCGCTTTGGCGCGCCTGGGTCCGGCGAAGATCTACAACATCGAGATACTGGGGACCTACTCCACCGACCCGGAGGTCCAGAAGATGATCCAGATCTCCGGTTCCATCAACATCTCGGCCTACGGCGGGCTGCGGTTACGCGCCGAAGGGGGCGCCGGGGTGGAGATCGCCTCGCACGACCTCAAGTTCGGCATCGGCCTGCAGGCGGACATAGGGGTGATGGCCTACGCCGACGCCCGCCCCACCGTCGGCTATCGCGATCCGGGCGTCTTCTACATCAGCGGCACGCTGGACATCGCTGCCCAGCCGATCTTCGGGCTGGGAGGGGACTTCTTCATCGCGCTGGAGACACCATGGTGGTCGCCTCTCTCCGACCATCGGTGGACCTGGCCCCTCTTCACCAAGGAATGGCCGCTGGGGGACCCCATCGGGATCAGCGCCCTGGTCAAGGAATACGAGTTCGGGTCCGGCAAGGTGCCGG
Proteins encoded in this region:
- a CDS encoding contractile injection system tape measure protein → MTHIVRQQILEVEFDGAEAEAPPLQRRLQRLCYDHLMPAIEQALDKHSIPGQLLYLERLELDVGEMLLERLELDLPESLARALERSLREETAAAQAGDAVNVTLQQGSAEAFLQFLETGMLPWWFRLPSGMNFEQVLLELLASKKRSESGSDKVATALPRILASPLVRRRLLLQFSQDFLSTLLALVSPQGWEAVNAFLVKLDRLAIPTTAGNIAAILWEEAFTAVARGKEVAERDLTAAVWLSLPPDTQKSAAPQWEVLWPGISAPVSDGVAEPTDSASGKQRDKVSNQELAFTGTHAALRLSPQSEAEAGIYLDNAGLVLLHPFLPQLFRALQVARDEELLLPERALALLHFLATGSEVAPEYQLMLAKVLCGIDLNTTVRSRQELAEAERKECEALLEAAIHHWGALGNSSANALRGTFLLRPGKLTLRSGAGEWLLQVEASGYDILLGQLPWGISMVKLPWMERMLRVEWL
- a CDS encoding eCIS core domain-containing protein translates to MKSSAEKSSTTASRAPAQLSRQPFFTPAIQRQMTASRPGDKLEQEADQMADRVLRMPSPAPAEKEEVRRQSDDRLQRAPLPEGSVSRQPEERLQKKDEERLQKREEKLQKAATPEETSKADDKLLKATGPGAEEKLQRADSGGAPAADAGTQAAVRSAGGGEAMPSDMRSFMEPRFGADFGGVRLHRDEEAARLGDSLQARAFTYQNHVFFSRDQYQPGTSEGRRLLAHELGHTVQQDQGLLRQGNPRKPEDEKPATLQRATAPAVTPPAKEVVTSSEVVDLSTDTFAPSEKVKAEIEAQKYKGLEVRVIVKGLTSEGRVKVRVDRKKNFDSLDKGTMPLLNPWAEAIGGLNINFAISNSKVTGGYASLKPKGGNSNDWLQALQKNAALLGGLGLKVENLPKPVNKFEAGKLSLGVTDLKVEVGGYLDAHFNISVENMEKPKIEASADINLKGIVKGQLKLDNTKGALAGEIMLGIDYKSFSGSALIVYKADGTVDVAGKGGYNSDKLSGQVSFVSTDMESANKYAKDAIAAAGGKENIQTAGPPPPVPAPKPGKKQRALAANGQLAFNLTQWFAGTVFVVVDGRGLLTVVSKITPPGEIKLFPEKNFDREIVKFEAKAYYGIPVVGDLNLFANISLIALARLGPAKIYNIEILGTYSTDPEVQKMIQISGSINISAYGGLRLRAEGGAGVEIASHDLKFGIGLQADIGVMAYADARPTVGYRDPGVFYISGTLDIAAQPIFGLGGDFFIALETPWWSPLSDHRWTWPLFTKEWPLGDPIGISALVKEYEFGSGKVPEIELKKPEFDPSKFMTNMVDDKLPDKKGGKDAGAGTFKDDGTVPKPEVPPKKPPPKKVQKPGKKGAPPTAGKSAKPDPKAPKELETGKIFQAAAKPLTALKTKGPFTRAMLNKELGAIKASVKGVDFEVQAKGENWLVTPKAGGKKAKGIELKGKDLDKAGPLDGKKDERTQEQMRSDEEAAIKEATPLLDDEEKEKADIEKALPAIKAKYRLTALVLIEVSVDEDEVEDAIRATINPVVTGPKKRRLRKHKSQYVTRKGGKYILKPGFDTKDVIRDKFYAKAFRDAVYTWRDGQVTGPLRHPTDPNLYKWVPPSGHRTTKQWWDKTLKYKESPTIDHKGQAVVDHWNEKGRKTDHEERLNYFNDIPDLEVVPYSENSSMGTQLAASYSKRVTIKFRGPGDPS